In Phacochoerus africanus isolate WHEZ1 chromosome 1, ROS_Pafr_v1, whole genome shotgun sequence, the following are encoded in one genomic region:
- the CENPH gene encoding centromere protein H, with product MEMQSKKQAAAEPADSGGEGRPPQVAGNDAARPEDRMTLLLRLRTQTKQQLLEYKSMVDANEEKTPEQIMQEKQIETKIEELENEIEEVKIAFEMKKLALDRMQLSTALKKNLEKTDTKTSPLMDNMKQILNLNKLIMKSQQDTWDLEEKMLDIRKKRLQLKQASESKLLEIQIEKNKQKDDLENMENSEKMKTIHRNLQREIQITTVIQHMFQNLILGSKANWAEDPALKEIVLQLEKNLTTIQ from the exons ATGGAGATGCAGTCCAAGAAGCAAGCCGCAGCTGAGCCCGCGGACTCCGGGGGGGAAGGCAGGCCGCCGCAGGTCGCCGGCAACGATGCAGCGCGTCCCGAGGACCGCATGACCCTACTGCTCAG gctaagaacacagacaaaacaaCAACTTTTGGAATATAAATCAATGGTTGATGCAa atgaagaaaaaactccagaacaaataatgcaagaaaagcaaattgaaac TAAAATTGAAGAACTGGAAAATGAAATCGAAGAGGTGAAAATcgcttttgaaatgaaaaagctTGCGTTAGACAG gaTGCAACTTTCAACTGCactaaaaaaaaacctggagaaaACTGACACCAAAACTAG tcCGCTCATGGATAACATGAAACAGAtattaaatctaaataaattaataatgaaatcACAGCAG GACACTTgggatttggaggaaaaaatgcttgatattagAAAGAAGAGATTGC AGTTAAAACAAGCTTCAGAAAGTAAACTTTTAGAAATACAGATCGAGAAGAACAAACAGAAAGATGAtttggaaaatatggaaaattcgGAGAAGATGAAGACTATACACCGAAACCTACAAAGGGAGATACAGATTACTACAGTTATTCAACATATGTTCCAG aacCTCATTTTGGGGAGTAAAGCCAACTGGGCAGAGGATCCTGCCCTTAAGGAAATTGTTCTGCAGCTTGAGAAGAATCTCACCACGATCCAATGA